The genomic window CCGCAAGCGTCCTGGAAGAGTTTTCTGTTGCCACATCTGAAAATCCAAAGCAACTGTCCACATAGGACCTATGATGTCAATTAGATTACCCTGAGTCCATATTTCTAGGCCCAGCAAAAATATATGAATTCGCAGTGGATCATATAGGATGTCAGCTATATGAACTACGTTTAAAACTTGCTCTAccacttttgttttgttttgatttaagAAGATAAATCGTTCATGGTCTACCACAACAGCCAGCTCCACAAATCTAGTGGGTGCCCAAGTGTCCCCCTTGGTTAGGGTTTCTGGCATTATGTCTGACGGTCCTTGAAAGCTGTGATGATTTAATTCCTCCTCAGTTGTGGCACATTTCATTTTAAGTCCACTGTCCTCCAATTTCTCCAAACTATATACTACATGCTGAAAAGGTGGAGAGGGGCTCAATCTCATAGGTGAGATTCTCCATCTTCAGCATCCCACAAAGGCCTCCAGAACAGGTGCTTACAGCCACCACAGACTCGGGGATGCCCTCCACAACACCCTGGTAATAGCAGTCATCCGGGATGAAGGGCAGGTCCCTTGTGAGAACTTGTTGGTCATTGTAGCTGAACACTGGGAAGTGTCAGGGCATCCAGAGCTTTCTAACTTTCAGGTGCACCACTCATTTCCGACCCTCGATGTATAGAATGTATGTATGCCTTCCTGACATCTCTGGGACGCCAGCTTGGGGAAGCATCTTCCAGGGAATCACCACTTCATAGAAGGTGAAGCGCCAGCCTGACCAGGGTTGGAGGCAGTCTGTGGGGGCCAGAAGCACCTCAAGGTTGAGCACCAGCAGAAGGGCTCTCCCTGCCACCTCCATGAGCATTCTCCAACCCGAGGTACAACAAGAACTAGAACCGCAAGGTGGGTCCAGAGCTGAAACTGCGGCTGCGAGCAAGAGCTGATTCAGGGAGTCCAAAGTTCAGAAGCTGAAACTGAGCCGCTCGGCTGTGCCCCTACCAGTCAGACAGCGTCCAGCTTCTGGCAGCGAACCCCTCAGAATCTTGGGTGGTTACTGACCTAGCCCGTGGCTGGACTGGACAGATGTCAGTCCCAACTCCCTCCCATCCGTCCTCCCTCTGTGCCCCTCCTCCTCCTCGATCCTCCCAAAGGTCACAGGTTCAGAACCCCGGGGCAGGAAAGAAAGGGTAATGACTAAGATAAGGATTAATTGGTATATGGCAATTTCTTTCCCAGCTGTAGGGTCATAgtgcaaagcaatttttaaacttttgattaaaattatttttctattaggAAGCATTTATTTCTTCCACAACCACTCACCCatctgaaagaaagagaaaaagaaagaaggaaagaaagaaagagaggaaggaaggaaggaaggaaggaaggaaggaaggaaggaaggaaggaaggaaggaaggaaggaaggaagaaggaaggaaggaaggaaggaaggaaggaaggaaggaaggaaggaaggaaggaagaaaaagaaagagaaagtcatACCCTTAAGGTAGACTTAGGATGCAGAATAAGACCTATTTTGGCACATGATCAGtgtaagaatttatttttctcgATTCTTATTTGGTCCTGTCCCTAAATAGGTCTCCATCTGCACCCCCAGTCAAACCCTTCTTTTTCAAGAGATGGGTCACAGATTTTATCGTGGTTCCTTTGTAATcatggagctgaaagggaccatagGGTTCATCTCTTACTCTTTACAAGGGAGGCAACTACAACccattaaaatgaaatgatttgttccACAGAtaagtgacagaactgggatttgaattctggtctctAAGATATAGCTTTTTTGGCTATATTAACCTTATTCTAAGGTAGAGCTCAAAGACTGtatgagggaaagataatgatgataataaaacaataatataagaatcatgatagctagtatttagtgttttaaggtctgcaaagcactttatacgtGTGCTCATTTGATTCGATAaaacaataatagctagaatttatatagcactttaatttTTGCCATATGCTTTATagtttatctcatttaatcctcacaacaatcctgtgaagtgggaattattattatcccctttttacagatgaggaaactgaggctgagagacttgcctaaagtcaaacagctaatgagtgtctgaggcagaatttcaactcagttcttcctgactccaagtcaagtacTCTATACATTGTTACAAATAACTACCTAGAAATGTCATTACATAAGTATTAATTCCTGCCCTTATCTATTTGGATACTCTTTTTCAATCACATATACAGATTTGTTCATAATGTCTCTGTATATGACAACCCATTCATACCTCATTCTGTGAGATTCTGATCTATTTCCCTTAAATACTTCCTTAGAGGATCAACCCAAAGTCTTCGTTTAGGTCTTATTTAACATTTAATGGATGCCCATCCAACACTTTTACTATCTATTTATTATCCCATACTCTTGATCatcccacctccttttctgatcataaatCTCTAGGATGTTTTCTTTACCTCACATACAATGAATGTCTTCATTACTTTTTAAGTAAActgcaattttgattttttttaaatgtcactttTCCTGATTTATAGTAATATAGCATCATTGGAATAATActggtgtttattttttttaggggGTTTTGGAGTTAGAGATCAGCTTTGAATCATTGAAACAGCTGTATAATTCCTGAAATTCAATTCAGTCTTCAGTGTTCCTCTTCTTTAATTCTAGAGATACTGACAGATGAATTCAATGGGTTGCCCATCCAGTGGCATGGAACGATCTAGACAATAGGCAATGGTTCTTGTTGAGGGGCCATATTATTTGGAGGTTTGATGCAGTTACCACAATATGATCTGGAAAAAGGAGGATCAAAGGAATTTTATCTTCTATAGGGATCCAGCTTCCATTTGGACTCTACATAGGATTTCCTCCATGGTGTGTATGGTATGTGCCTTAGTTAGGAAAGTTCAATATAAAAAAAGTCAGGAGAGTCAATCatataataacaaaatcaataatattgattaagcaaaataaaatcaaaaaaataaCAAGATTGTTAAAGTCTCTACTGATTTATatcaagagagacagaaaaaagtcTTTGATAAAATTGATACTTATATAGCTTTAAATCACTAAAATATCCAATAATGGAAGgatttttatttataatacataatatttatttGAATCCAAGAAAACCTTGAGACTCAACAAAATAATTCATCACAATAATAGATAGCCTCAACAAAAGAAAGTAGAACATAAGATTAAGTCAGAaagtcatctatctatctatctatctatctatatatcactaacaaaaTACAGAAAATTGATAGGAAATATCATTTATGAATGTTTGGTATGTAATAGGTATATTGTGTTGTTTTAAATGTATGCTGTATGATTGTGTGTCTGTTGTGTTAGATAAAAAACAAATGACCATTGCCCATTTGGGATGATTCATATGGGCACAAGTAATATTGTTATTTAAAACTATCGTCAAAGATTATGGAGTTTTGAACAAGAAACCGAAAATTTTGGGGGTCGAAATTGTGTTTTACTCACTGTTGTCCATCAAAACCAATTgacatagaagaaaaaattgatttAGGAAATAACTAGCTGGCTAAGAAAGTGGCTGCTGAGAGTGGGATTTAAACTTCTGAATCATGCTTAAAATATAAGTGTAAAGATGGGGGTCACTGAGTTAGTTGATCAATTGCCCCACTCCAATACCTTAATCATGTGAGAATACTTTTCTATTGAGTCCATCAATCAAAGACTTTAGACTCAGTGTGGAAAAAGTCCTGAGTCAGCTGGAGTAATGTTGCATAGGAAATGTATTCAGATTAGCTGAGGAAACTTCCTCACCCCCTGCGCATTGTTTGTAAAATATTACATCAGTTTGGGCCCAAGACATTTGAGTGTCTTAGAATAGATGTGAAAAACCAAAAGTGCTGGGCACCCTAGGGTACTCACCTATTAAGAGCTATGTAAGTACAGtcataaaatgacaatttttttggCAATATTAAAGGAAGGATTAAAAATTGGAGAGGAATTGGAATGTATATGGTTGAATCATACAAATAAAGATGACAATATTATTTAGATTAGTGTATAGATTTAACACAATACCTATCCAAATACTACTGAGATACTTCATAGAATTAGATAAAATAATCTAAAAGTTTATAagggaaagcttttttttttttgcctttacaaatatttaatcctctcaacaaccccATAAGGGAGGTGTTATTATATGTCCTATTCACTATGCCAGCAGTTCCCTCCTAATTATAGAGAGTACCCACAGTGATGAAATTGTCAATGCATTCAAATTCTGAAGCATATGATGTGAGATAGAGCTCTCGTTCCattattcattgtatttttacCCAATTCCCCCATCatagtcattttttttatcaaataatgaactttttcttaagcattttataaattttatacttCTAAAACATTTGTCCATTGTATGCATTTGGTGCCCTTTTGTCATCCAATCCATTTCACTGCTCtctatttctggttttgtttttcatccATTAACAGATAGTTCTAATAATAACTGCTTTACAGTATAATTTGAGACTAAGTGGTACAgacttcccttttttattttcttataaatgCCTTTACCTTAAAAAATGTTCTCCTATataaaattttcaattattttatctaATTCTACGAAGGTACCAGACCTACGTGTCTTCATAATTCTATAAGGATCCAGTGGGATAACATATGTACtatactttgcaaatctcaaagtagTAGATAAATACTAGCCATTGTTAtcactactgctgctactactactactactactactactactactactactactactactactactactactactattgctgctgctgctattattactactgctactgctgttgTAGTATTTATTATTACTACCACTGCTgctatcatcaccaccaccaccactactgctactaaGACAACCACCATCACAACTGCCATTACTACTACCATTGAGTAccactactaccatcaccactaTTCCTATTCCCACCACCACTAGTAACACCACTACCCTTACTCCtattcccaccaccaccaccatcacttactactactaccactaccaccaccactattaaccaccaccaccactatgcAATTTTCCAAATGCCATTCAGCCCAGTTTCTTCCTTCTATTCAATTCTCATCTCAGTTCTTTTCTCTGTAGTGAATACCCAAGAGATATGTATAGATCCTAAATCTAGTCTGACCAAGACCCAGTCATGCCTCTTCCCCCTGACAATCATCCACAGAGTCACAGATGCCAGCCCCCAACCAGAGGCACAAAGGCTAAGCTATCCTGACTGGTAAGATATCTAGTCAGCCCCAGATCCAAGTATATTTCTTTGGGTTGACTATCATCTCCTTTGTAGTCCTGCTACCAGGCTACTACTGGATTTATTCCCCATGACCATGATGTTGCAATTGTTGGGAGTATACTATTTCTAGTTGACTCCCTCTTCAAATATGCCTATTCATACCAGGCATCTTCTTCCCTGGTTTTCTGCCTACAGCTGCCACTGCCCAGGAATTCCTGCCTTGGGTCTATGCTATTCTGATTAGTGAAAGGCTACTACATGTAGTCTACCCCATACCTATCCATaggactttgaggtaggtaaaaatagtaaaatggtaCAGGTGATATTTTTTGACTTATGCATAAAatggatttaactgaggcagagttgtttgaagtcatcagcctcctctcttccagagtcatcaaagtccagtggcaaaacaaaagcaGGGATGACTCATGacgacccaggatgcaatggataaCCCTGGAGTCTTTGGTGCTTGGCCAaactctaagtactccacagcacttgcttcagccaccttcatggcctttggaacaaattgttctaatCCTCCCATTCtgctaggggaagtcttcatgtgtTTGGggcagacatccccctaattcagtGACAGGTTTGAGACTCTTAAGTTACCCTCTACTTGATTTAACCCATCTGCCAAAATAGTTTTACTAGGATGTGGCCACtacacatgctacagctttttggagccacaggtgagagttgggtgaatcaggtgaaTACCAAAGGTaaatgagcaaccctgaaaagggctcagcagccctcacatcagaggtactagtcttctcTGAACATTCTACATCCCAACAgagaaaggtataagaagattggaaaaggagggaggggggaagaaatagattatgaagaattgtgaatgccaaatagaggattttacatttgatcctggagacaacaGGGATCCCTTGGTGTTTGTTGGCTAGGTAGTTGATATTGATTGGATTTGTGTTTTTGGAAATCACTTTCATGGTTAAATAGAAGATGGATTGAAGTacagagagacttgaggcaggcagacccatcagcaggctattacaatagtccaggcatgaggtaatgaaGGTCTGAACCAaggtgtcagagaagagaagggggcatataggagagatgttgtaaagacaAAATCGATAGGCCTTGGCCACAGATTGGATATggtggggggtgagagagagtgagaaattcAGGATGAAACCTTAGTTGTAAGCCTGGAAGATTGGGAGGACAGTGGTGCCCTTGAGAATAAAAGCCAAGTTTGGGAGAAGGGGCAAGGGTTAAAGGAGCAGGTGATGGGTTCCCCTGGTAACTTCCAAGGAAAGCAAGGCTCAGTACTGTAAGACATATGTCTGAGAAATCAAAGCAATATCCGTATTAGCTACTGAGCAGTGAACCTTGAAGAGAGTGACTCTACcatctgtctccctcttcctttgACTGAATGTGTAGGGGTCTCTCTTCCCCAAACCCAACCGAAATGGTGAACTGAAAGCATATGTCAATATAATTGTTGGCTTAAGCCAATCTGAGCCTGGGCCTTTGTTGGTGTTAATTTCATAAAGGTTGGCTACTCAGGAGTAATCCTGAGATGGAAGTTTCCAGATTTGGAGGAAACCTTGGTAGTTTAAGAAATCTGGAGATCCTGGGTCCCTCATTTAGAGGTAACTGGCAGAAGGATAAGTTTCTACATCAAAGAGGTTGACCACCAGCGGGACAATGCCATGCTGAAGGCTGTAGaaagaaactcaaagaaaaaagagacctCCATTTTTGCCTGTCACTTTCAAAGTGTTCCTGAAATATCTATATGATGATTGTTTTTTTCATAGATAGATTATTTTTACCTCAGCAACCAACATACTTTCAGAGACTACTAATTCATTTCCTCAAGTCTTGTGGTGGCTTTGAGATTCCATCAATACCAGAATTCACATAGGTGGCAACCCTTGCCTGCCTTCTTACCCTCTTCCTGTCAGTTGCCATCCCATCTGATGCagaaagtgtgtgtatgtgtgtgtgtgtgtgtgtgtgtgtgtgtgtgtgtgcatgcgtgtgtggaTGCAGTGGGACACAGAAGGAGAGCATTATTCTGGGCCTTCTCTCAATAACCTTTGCAATTCGGGAATAATTCCGAAAGGTGCTAAAGGATGTTAGAACAATTAAGACTGGTTGCTAAGGGGAGGTGGTGTGTCTAAATTCTTCTTGGGTTAACACctgtgttattttccttttacataGTCTAAAGAGTGAGGAAGAGGCTGGCTGGTCAGTCTGAAACTCTCCCAAAATTAGCTGCGCCGAACATGGGATCCACTAGATGGCAGCATGAGCTCTGAAGATCTTAGACATAGGCACAATTTAAATTTGTAATTGAGGAGAGTGTTAGGGAGAGGAAAGGTGATTTACCCTTGTTGAGGGGTGTATGAGTATATGGAATAGCAGGATCCTTCATgggaaaactaagaaaaaagaaagacctcCTCCAGTTTTTCTCAACTTTCAAAGAGTTCCTGAAATATGtatacactgatttttttttgatgagtTGAATCTTTTTTACTTTAACAACCAGCATAATTTCACAGCCTTCTTTAACTTCCAATTGAAGTTGGTGTATTTGAGATATCATCAGGGTCAATATTCCATCTCCTCACAGGTCACAGCTCCAGTGTCATTCTGATCCGTTTTTTGTTATCAGTCCTCTTTCCAAACACCTTAGCTCTGAGTTCCCATCATCCTCAACCAGAagagcca from Notamacropus eugenii isolate mMacEug1 chromosome 1, mMacEug1.pri_v2, whole genome shotgun sequence includes these protein-coding regions:
- the LOC140517193 gene encoding disintegrin and metalloproteinase domain-containing protein 20-like, producing the protein MVVVVLNGSSNGSCDGGCLSSSSGGGGDDSSSGSNNKYYNSSSSMFSYNDQQVLTRDLPFIPDDCYYQGVVEGIPESVVAHVVYSLEKLEDSGLKMKCATTEEELNHHSFQGPSDIMPETLTKGDTWAPTRFVELAVVVDHERFIFLNQNKTKVVEQVLNVVHIADILYDPLRIHIFLLGLEIWTQGNLIDIIGPMWTVALDFQMWQQKTLPGRLRYDAVHLIAYNSHGIYLGLGYAGNICSENHAMALLSFTNNSLILFAALFAHELGHNLGLHHDGENCYRKGKNCTMSTNRVKVETFSNCSYDYFYKQLNNDTHCLVDPPPQKNKSTF